From the Psychrilyobacter piezotolerans genome, one window contains:
- the rnr gene encoding ribonuclease R, translated as MNKNDEKKVLELFKKGKGKTLSEITSYMGWSLKLKKQNRDFLDKLVESGDLILSKRGKYNTPQNLGYVIGNLDVVKDRFAFVDTEDFGVFIPKSKFNGAFNGDLVMVQLSSETTGAKKDGEVVKILKREKNTIIGIYQANERFGFVVPTHSFGNDIFVPKRFNGGAHNGELVVCEIISWGEKDKKPEGKVIERIGDPYDTNNMIEALIIREGLSMDFSPRLIQKAKELSDQLSEEEIAKRHDLRDLPIITIDGEDAKDLDDAVYVEKLDNGNFKLIVCIADVSYYVPFGSALDMEARKRGNSIYLVDRVIPMFPREISNGLCSLNPHENKFVFTCEMEIDNKGQVVTHETYKAVISTAHRMTYGGVNKILAGDKTYTEEYKDINKMVFEMLELSHILRELKYSRGSIDFDIPEVKAVLGEDKKVEYLKVIERGESERIIEDFMIAANETVAEKIFWMELPFLYRTHEKPDPDRITALNDSIKKFGYNLHSHEDLHPGKFQKIIEQSKEDGNSQIIHKLILMSLKQARYTVENVGHFGLSSSYYAHFTSPIRRYADLMVHRVINETLTGYPSKKTIKMFKDEMSAIGSHISKTERTAMKLESESVKIKIVEYMLDKIGEEYKSRIIGFNKTKIFFETEEHVECFFDGVNSPNYFTFDEDNYTMKNEDTGDLFKLGDSVDVSIVRADLSQLEVEVVPAQYLDKYRGPRQFRRKH; from the coding sequence ATGAATAAAAACGATGAAAAAAAAGTTTTAGAACTTTTTAAAAAAGGTAAAGGAAAAACTTTAAGTGAGATCACATCTTATATGGGTTGGTCTCTTAAATTAAAAAAACAAAATAGAGATTTTTTGGATAAATTAGTAGAATCGGGAGACCTTATCTTGAGTAAAAGGGGGAAGTATAATACTCCTCAGAATTTAGGATATGTTATCGGAAATCTCGATGTAGTAAAGGACAGATTTGCATTTGTTGATACAGAAGATTTTGGTGTATTTATCCCTAAATCTAAATTTAACGGTGCATTCAACGGGGATCTTGTTATGGTACAGCTGTCCAGTGAAACTACCGGAGCCAAAAAAGATGGGGAAGTAGTCAAAATATTGAAAAGGGAAAAAAATACCATCATTGGTATCTACCAGGCCAACGAGAGATTTGGCTTTGTAGTTCCTACCCATTCATTCGGGAATGATATATTTGTTCCCAAAAGGTTCAATGGAGGAGCCCATAATGGTGAACTGGTGGTCTGTGAAATTATATCTTGGGGGGAAAAAGATAAAAAACCCGAGGGTAAGGTTATCGAGAGAATCGGGGACCCCTATGATACCAACAATATGATTGAAGCTCTTATCATCAGGGAAGGGCTGTCTATGGACTTTTCTCCCAGACTAATTCAAAAGGCAAAGGAATTAAGCGATCAGCTTTCAGAGGAGGAGATCGCAAAAAGGCACGACCTGAGAGATCTTCCTATTATTACCATCGACGGGGAAGATGCCAAAGATCTAGATGACGCTGTATATGTGGAAAAATTAGATAATGGAAATTTTAAACTTATAGTATGTATCGCCGACGTTTCTTACTATGTTCCTTTCGGGAGTGCTCTGGATATGGAGGCCCGTAAAAGAGGTAACTCGATATATCTGGTAGACAGAGTAATACCTATGTTTCCCAGGGAGATTTCAAACGGGCTGTGTTCGTTGAATCCCCATGAAAATAAATTTGTATTTACATGTGAAATGGAGATTGACAACAAGGGGCAGGTAGTAACCCACGAAACTTATAAAGCTGTAATATCTACTGCTCATAGGATGACCTATGGGGGAGTCAATAAGATCCTGGCTGGTGATAAAACTTATACAGAGGAATATAAAGATATAAATAAGATGGTCTTTGAGATGTTAGAACTATCTCATATCCTTAGAGAATTAAAATATTCCAGAGGCAGTATCGATTTTGATATTCCAGAGGTAAAAGCTGTCTTAGGAGAAGATAAAAAAGTAGAGTATCTTAAGGTAATCGAAAGAGGTGAATCTGAAAGAATTATCGAGGATTTCATGATTGCAGCCAATGAAACCGTTGCTGAAAAGATATTTTGGATGGAACTGCCATTCCTATACAGAACCCATGAAAAACCTGATCCAGACAGAATTACCGCACTAAATGATTCTATTAAAAAGTTTGGATATAACCTTCATTCCCATGAGGACTTACACCCAGGGAAGTTCCAAAAGATAATAGAGCAATCTAAGGAAGACGGCAACAGCCAGATCATCCATAAACTTATTTTGATGAGTTTAAAGCAGGCCAGGTATACAGTAGAGAATGTCGGGCATTTCGGATTATCTTCAAGTTATTATGCTCACTTTACTTCTCCTATCAGAAGATATGCCGACCTTATGGTTCACAGAGTTATCAATGAAACTCTAACCGGTTATCCAAGTAAAAAAACTATAAAGATGTTTAAAGATGAGATGTCTGCCATTGGATCACATATCTCAAAAACAGAGAGAACAGCTATGAAATTAGAATCTGAAAGTGTAAAGATAAAAATTGTAGAATATATGCTGGATAAGATCGGAGAAGAATATAAGAGCAGGATTATTGGATTCAATAAAACTAAGATATTCTTTGAGACAGAGGAACACGTAGAGTGTTTCTTTGACGGAGTCAATTCTCCCAACTACTTCACCTTTGATGAAGATAACTATACTATGAAAAATGAAGATACAGGAGATCTCTTTAAATTAGGAGACAGTGTAGATGTATCTATCGTTCGGGCTGACCTCAGCCAGTTAGAGGTAGAAGTTGTCCCTGCACAGTATTTAGACAAATACAGGGGCCCGAGACAATTCAGAAGAAAACATTAA
- a CDS encoding YebC/PmpR family DNA-binding transcriptional regulator, with product MAGHSKWSNIKHRKGAQDKKRAQLFTKLAKEVTIAAKEGGKDINFNPRLRLALEKAKKQSMPKDNIDRAIKKGTGELAGVEYIEIRYEGYGPGGTAFIVDVVTENKNRSASSVRSNFAKNGGNMGSDGAVAWMFNKKGQIILNSEGLDADEFMMEALEMGAEDLIVEGDTFEILTDPTELQTVVEALTEAGYKYEEAEIVMLPENMVKVEDEEMAEKVMKLYEALEDNEDVNDVYANFDISDELMEKIMG from the coding sequence ATGGCAGGGCATAGTAAATGGTCTAATATTAAGCATAGAAAGGGAGCTCAGGACAAAAAGAGAGCTCAATTGTTTACAAAATTAGCAAAAGAGGTAACAATAGCAGCAAAAGAGGGGGGGAAAGATATAAACTTTAACCCTAGATTAAGATTAGCATTAGAGAAGGCAAAGAAACAGAGTATGCCAAAGGATAATATAGATAGAGCGATAAAAAAAGGTACTGGAGAACTAGCTGGTGTAGAATATATAGAGATCAGATATGAAGGGTATGGTCCAGGCGGGACTGCATTTATAGTAGATGTAGTTACAGAAAACAAAAACAGGTCTGCATCATCTGTAAGATCAAATTTTGCTAAAAATGGCGGGAATATGGGATCCGACGGTGCAGTAGCATGGATGTTCAATAAAAAAGGCCAGATCATATTAAATTCTGAAGGATTAGATGCCGATGAATTTATGATGGAAGCACTAGAGATGGGAGCAGAAGACCTGATTGTAGAAGGGGATACATTCGAAATCCTAACTGACCCTACTGAATTACAAACTGTAGTAGAGGCGTTGACTGAAGCTGGCTATAAATATGAAGAAGCAGAAATAGTAATGCTTCCTGAAAACATGGTGAAAGTGGAAGACGAAGAAATGGCTGAAAAAGTTATGAAATTATACGAAGCATTGGAAGATAATGAAGATGTAAATGATGTTTACGCTAACTTTGATATCTCAGATGAGTTAATGGAAAAAATAATGGGGTAA
- a CDS encoding MATE family efflux transporter, with the protein MKKDINKLFFKYTIPGVVGMMVTSLYVVVDGIFIGKAVGSDGLAAVNMVEAVIAFSFALNIMIATGSATIVAIKMGEKKNHEASKVFSFFVLVLTLAAGGISLFVLGFPEQTADFLGATGVLKTMVIEYMTTIMYFNIFFMGTYFLEIFVRTNGRPTYSMSALIIGGVLNIILDYIFVIQLDYGLKGAALATGISQTISTIMLIVDFFRNDSQLKFVRPDFSLNLLFKGIVNGASEFVSEISLGFIIFIFNLIIMKEIGKIGVSAFSIINYINTVVFAILLGVSQGIQPIISYSLGAGEKYVIRGIFNLAIKTVFIIGIFAFTSMFIFSEEIIGTFSDNKELLIFTTKAAKIYCFAYFLNGINMVMSAYFTAIENAKLSAFISALRGIIFVIMGITIFPRVLGIDGIWFTMPVAEVLTAFIGYKFIKKCKVLNLNDSTTVAV; encoded by the coding sequence ATGAAAAAAGATATAAACAAATTGTTTTTTAAATACACCATCCCAGGTGTTGTAGGGATGATGGTAACTTCACTATATGTAGTTGTAGACGGAATCTTCATAGGTAAGGCTGTGGGAAGCGATGGCCTGGCTGCTGTAAATATGGTGGAAGCTGTTATTGCTTTCTCATTTGCACTAAATATCATGATTGCCACAGGGAGCGCTACCATAGTGGCTATAAAGATGGGAGAGAAAAAAAATCACGAGGCCAGTAAGGTATTTAGTTTCTTTGTTCTTGTACTTACTTTAGCAGCCGGCGGGATAAGTCTTTTCGTTTTAGGATTTCCAGAGCAGACTGCCGATTTTTTAGGAGCTACCGGAGTTTTAAAAACCATGGTTATAGAATATATGACCACAATCATGTATTTCAACATTTTCTTCATGGGAACATATTTTTTAGAGATCTTTGTCCGGACAAATGGCAGACCTACCTATTCAATGAGTGCACTCATAATAGGCGGAGTGTTAAATATAATTTTGGATTATATCTTCGTTATCCAGTTAGACTATGGTCTGAAGGGAGCTGCCCTTGCAACGGGTATATCCCAGACCATTTCTACAATAATGCTTATCGTTGATTTTTTTAGAAATGACAGTCAGCTCAAATTTGTAAGGCCTGATTTTTCCCTGAATCTTCTCTTTAAAGGCATTGTCAATGGAGCTTCAGAATTTGTAAGTGAGATATCTTTGGGATTTATAATATTTATATTTAATCTTATCATCATGAAAGAGATTGGAAAGATAGGAGTTTCGGCTTTTAGTATTATAAACTATATCAACACAGTGGTTTTCGCTATCCTTTTGGGAGTTTCCCAGGGGATACAGCCAATTATAAGTTATAGTTTAGGAGCTGGTGAAAAATATGTGATTAGGGGTATCTTTAATTTAGCTATAAAAACAGTTTTCATCATTGGAATTTTTGCTTTTACATCTATGTTTATATTTAGTGAGGAGATCATCGGGACTTTTTCTGATAATAAAGAGCTCTTAATATTTACTACTAAAGCTGCCAAGATCTACTGCTTTGCTTATTTTTTAAACGGTATCAATATGGTCATGTCAGCATATTTTACAGCTATTGAAAATGCTAAACTTTCCGCTTTCATCTCTGCTCTCAGAGGAATAATATTTGTTATCATGGGCATCACCATCTTTCCCAGGGTCTTGGGAATAGATGGTATATGGTTTACCATGCCCGTGGCAGAGGTTTTAACAGCTTTTATCGGATATAAATTTATTAAAAAATGTAAGGTATTAAACCTAAATGATTCTACCACTGTAGCCGTGTGA
- a CDS encoding helix-turn-helix transcriptional regulator, whose translation MADSKLKSYIHLVNFIADFLGPNYEVVLHDVRNINNSIIAIKNGHISGRKVGGPLADLSFKHIKENRDSDKKYLLLYGKTKDGRQLKTSTYFIRDERENIIGLLGINTDISDFVDLKKRMEDFINYGGNNVMEDREEERFESSIEDIMDSIINEVITESRISVDRMDHLGKIEITKKLNLKGVFLIKGSVAKVAEKLKTSEATMYRYIKQVNK comes from the coding sequence ATGGCAGATTCTAAATTAAAATCTTATATACATCTGGTTAATTTTATAGCTGATTTTTTAGGGCCCAATTATGAAGTTGTGCTCCACGATGTGAGAAATATAAATAACTCAATAATAGCTATAAAAAATGGACATATTTCTGGAAGAAAGGTAGGGGGACCACTAGCTGATCTTTCCTTTAAACATATAAAAGAAAATAGAGATAGTGATAAAAAATATCTGCTCCTATACGGAAAAACAAAGGATGGGAGACAGCTCAAAACTTCTACATATTTCATAAGGGATGAAAGAGAAAATATAATAGGTTTATTGGGAATAAATACCGATATCTCAGATTTTGTAGACCTAAAGAAAAGAATGGAAGACTTTATCAACTATGGCGGGAACAATGTTATGGAAGACAGGGAGGAGGAGCGTTTTGAAAGCTCCATTGAAGATATTATGGATTCCATAATAAATGAAGTTATTACAGAATCCAGGATCTCTGTAGACCGGATGGATCATCTGGGGAAAATAGAAATAACTAAAAAATTAAATTTAAAAGGGGTATTTTTGATAAAGGGGTCGGTGGCCAAGGTGGCTGAAAAACTAAAAACCTCGGAAGCTACAATGTACAGATATATAAAACAGGTGAATAAATAA
- a CDS encoding YgiQ family radical SAM protein has translation MFLPTTREEMDRLGWDSLDIILVSGDSYVDSSYNGSAVIGKYLSKYGFKVGIIAQPDIDNNEDIKRLGIPNLYWAISAGCVDSMVANYTATRKRRQKDDFTPGGLNNRRPDRATISYTNLIKKNFKQTPKPIVIGGIEASLRRTVHYDFWTNKLRKSILFNSKADILSYGMGEKSMLELAHAIENGDDYTGIRGICYIAKEPKAGYLELPSFDECKADKHKFIEAFEKFYVNNDHITAVGLSQKQDTRYLIQNPPSIIPTTEEMDEIYGLEYERALHPYYKKMGEVKALDTIKHSVTTHRGCYGECNFCAIAVHQGRTITQRSADSIVKEVEDISAMKSFKGYISDLGGPTANMYGIECLKKQKLGACKDMRCMYPKTCKVLNVNHNKQLELLDKVKKVEGVKKVFIASGIRYDLIMDDNKCGSLYLENLVKDHVSGQLKIAPEHTEDEILGLMGKQGKDVLKRFKDEFYKINDRLGKKQFLTYYLIAAHPGCNERHMKDLKNFASHELKVNPEQVQIFTPTPSTYSTLMYYTEIDPFTGKSMKVEKDTARKYKQKDILIDKDAKNGYMGNSYNKDHSKSKDNNKPKNNKFKGTNKFKKKK, from the coding sequence ATGTTTTTACCAACTACCAGAGAAGAGATGGATAGATTAGGCTGGGATTCTTTGGACATAATCCTGGTTTCTGGGGATTCCTATGTAGACAGTTCGTATAATGGAAGTGCTGTTATAGGAAAATATCTGTCAAAATATGGATTCAAGGTGGGAATCATTGCCCAGCCGGATATAGATAATAATGAGGATATCAAAAGGTTAGGAATACCTAACTTATATTGGGCAATCTCTGCTGGATGTGTTGATTCTATGGTGGCGAACTACACTGCTACCAGAAAAAGAAGACAGAAAGATGATTTTACTCCAGGGGGGTTAAATAACAGACGTCCCGATAGAGCTACTATTTCATATACAAACCTTATAAAGAAAAATTTTAAGCAGACTCCTAAACCAATTGTTATTGGTGGGATAGAAGCCAGTTTACGTAGGACTGTTCATTATGATTTTTGGACAAATAAATTACGTAAATCAATATTATTTAATTCAAAAGCCGATATTCTTTCTTATGGAATGGGAGAAAAATCCATGTTGGAATTGGCTCACGCCATTGAAAATGGAGACGACTACACCGGTATTCGCGGGATTTGCTATATTGCAAAGGAACCCAAAGCCGGGTATTTAGAACTGCCGAGTTTTGATGAATGTAAGGCTGATAAACATAAATTTATCGAGGCCTTTGAAAAATTTTATGTAAACAATGATCATATTACAGCTGTAGGCTTATCACAAAAACAGGATACCAGGTATCTGATCCAAAATCCCCCATCGATCATTCCTACAACTGAGGAGATGGATGAAATCTATGGATTGGAATATGAGAGAGCACTCCACCCATACTATAAAAAAATGGGAGAAGTAAAAGCTCTGGACACTATTAAACATTCGGTTACTACCCATAGAGGCTGTTATGGTGAATGTAACTTCTGTGCCATTGCAGTTCACCAGGGCAGGACTATCACCCAAAGAAGTGCAGACTCCATCGTAAAAGAGGTAGAAGATATCTCTGCAATGAAGTCATTTAAGGGATATATCTCCGACCTGGGCGGTCCTACGGCTAATATGTACGGAATTGAGTGTCTGAAAAAGCAAAAATTAGGAGCCTGCAAGGATATGAGGTGCATGTATCCGAAAACTTGCAAGGTCTTAAATGTAAACCATAATAAACAGCTGGAATTACTGGATAAAGTCAAAAAAGTAGAGGGAGTCAAAAAAGTATTTATAGCTTCCGGAATAAGGTATGACCTTATTATGGATGACAATAAATGCGGTTCTCTATACCTTGAAAACTTAGTTAAAGACCATGTATCAGGCCAGTTGAAGATAGCTCCTGAGCATACCGAAGATGAGATCTTAGGTCTTATGGGGAAACAAGGAAAGGATGTTTTAAAAAGATTTAAGGATGAATTTTATAAGATAAATGACAGACTGGGTAAAAAGCAGTTTTTAACTTACTATCTGATTGCAGCTCACCCGGGGTGCAATGAGAGGCATATGAAAGATCTCAAGAATTTTGCCAGTCACGAACTAAAGGTTAATCCTGAACAGGTTCAAATCTTTACTCCTACCCCATCGACATATTCTACCCTTATGTATTATACTGAGATAGATCCCTTTACAGGGAAGTCTATGAAGGTGGAAAAGGATACAGCCAGGAAGTATAAACAAAAAGATATTTTAATAGATAAAGATGCCAAAAATGGATATATGGGAAATTCTTATAATAAAGATCATTCCAAATCCAAAGATAATAATAAACCTAAGAATAATAAGTTCAAGGGTACAAATAAGTTTAAGAAGAAAAAATAA
- the der gene encoding ribosome biogenesis GTPase Der: protein MKPIVAIVGRPNVGKSTLFNKLVGDRVAIVDNQPGVTRDRLYRETEWCGTEFVLVDTGGLEPRNNDFMMANIKKQAEVAMNEADVILFVVDGKAGVTALDEEVAYLLRKKNKHVILCVNKIDNFQAQLEDTYDFWGLGFEDLAPVSAEHKVNLGDMLDTVVEHINKLEMPEEEEGIKIALIGRPNAGKSSLTNRLLGEERSIVSDIAGTTRDSIDSSFVHNDEKYVLIDTAGIRRKSKIEEDLEYYSVLRAIKSIKRADVCFLLLDGKDGLTEQDKRIAGIAHEEQKPLVIVVNKWDIVEKETKTMHKMREYLRVELPFLSYAPIEFVSALTGQRTLKLIDHVDLIHAEYHKRVSTGLLNTVLKEAMVLNAPPTRKGRVIKVNYCSQVSSAPPKFVIFCNHPELLHFSYIRYIENKFREAFGFEGCPLTFVVNKKGD from the coding sequence ATGAAACCAATAGTTGCCATAGTTGGTAGACCAAATGTTGGAAAATCTACTCTATTTAATAAATTAGTAGGAGATAGAGTAGCTATCGTTGACAACCAGCCAGGTGTTACAAGAGACAGACTTTACAGAGAAACTGAGTGGTGTGGGACTGAATTTGTCTTAGTGGATACAGGTGGATTAGAGCCCAGAAACAATGATTTTATGATGGCTAACATCAAAAAACAAGCTGAGGTTGCCATGAACGAAGCTGACGTTATTCTATTTGTTGTAGACGGAAAAGCCGGGGTTACTGCCTTAGATGAAGAGGTAGCTTACTTACTTAGAAAGAAAAATAAACATGTAATCCTATGTGTAAACAAGATCGATAACTTCCAAGCTCAATTAGAAGACACATATGATTTCTGGGGATTAGGATTTGAAGATCTGGCTCCTGTATCAGCAGAACATAAGGTAAACTTAGGAGATATGTTAGATACAGTTGTAGAGCATATCAATAAGTTAGAAATGCCTGAAGAGGAAGAAGGGATAAAGATTGCCCTTATCGGAAGACCAAATGCCGGTAAATCATCTTTAACTAATAGATTATTAGGAGAAGAAAGAAGTATCGTAAGTGATATTGCCGGTACTACCCGTGACTCTATCGACTCATCATTTGTACATAATGATGAAAAATATGTACTTATAGATACTGCCGGTATCAGAAGAAAATCAAAAATAGAAGAAGATTTAGAATATTACTCTGTACTTAGAGCAATCAAGAGTATCAAAAGAGCCGATGTTTGCTTCCTATTACTAGATGGTAAGGACGGCCTTACCGAACAGGATAAGAGGATCGCAGGTATCGCCCATGAGGAACAAAAACCCCTGGTTATTGTTGTAAACAAATGGGATATTGTAGAAAAAGAGACTAAAACTATGCATAAGATGAGAGAATATTTAAGGGTTGAACTGCCATTCTTAAGTTATGCTCCTATCGAATTTGTATCTGCTTTAACTGGTCAAAGAACATTAAAATTAATCGATCATGTAGACTTAATTCATGCAGAATATCATAAGAGAGTCAGTACTGGATTATTAAATACTGTATTAAAAGAAGCGATGGTTTTAAATGCTCCTCCTACTAGAAAAGGTAGAGTTATTAAAGTTAACTACTGTTCACAAGTTTCATCTGCTCCTCCTAAATTTGTTATATTCTGTAACCATCCAGAATTATTACATTTCTCATATATTAGATATATTGAGAATAAATTTAGAGAAGCCTTTGGATTTGAAGGTTGTCCACTTACCTTCGTAGTAAACAAAAAGGGAGACTAA
- the minE gene encoding cell division topological specificity factor MinE: MFEKLFGRKKSSAVAKDRLKLVLIHDRRLISNTVLNEMKDELIKVISKYIKIEQEEINIQFDVETENRNRGALIVNVPVKDILKK; the protein is encoded by the coding sequence ATGTTTGAAAAATTATTTGGAAGAAAAAAATCCAGTGCAGTAGCCAAGGATAGATTAAAATTGGTTTTAATCCATGACAGGAGACTGATCTCTAACACTGTTTTAAATGAAATGAAAGATGAACTTATTAAAGTTATCTCAAAATATATAAAGATAGAGCAGGAAGAGATCAATATCCAATTTGATGTAGAGACTGAAAATAGAAATAGAGGAGCACTCATAGTAAATGTTCCTGTAAAGGATATATTAAAAAAATAA
- the minD gene encoding septum site-determining protein MinD, translating into MGKVYVVTSGKGGVGKTTTTANLGVGLAKNGNSVVLMDADIGLRNLDVILGLENRIVYNSMDVMEGTCRLKQALIKDKRYDKLFLLPASQTNDKMDVSTEMMKKLVAELKEKFDYVLIDCPAGIEQGFKNAIVGADEALIITTPEISSIRDADRVIGLLAASEMGEIKLIVNRVKMKLINEGNMLHMDDIVDILGLDIVGVVPDDEEIVISTNRGEPVTVKAVSPSGKAYMNIAGRIVGEDIPFLNIDEKRSFASKFKNFFSR; encoded by the coding sequence ATGGGAAAAGTATATGTGGTTACATCTGGAAAAGGCGGAGTAGGAAAAACAACAACAACAGCCAACCTAGGAGTTGGTCTGGCCAAAAATGGTAATAGTGTAGTATTGATGGACGCTGATATTGGACTTAGAAATTTAGATGTAATATTGGGGTTAGAAAATAGAATAGTTTATAATTCTATGGATGTTATGGAAGGTACCTGCAGGCTGAAGCAGGCTCTTATAAAAGACAAAAGATATGATAAATTATTTTTACTGCCAGCTTCCCAGACAAATGATAAGATGGATGTTTCAACAGAGATGATGAAAAAATTAGTAGCTGAGCTGAAGGAAAAGTTTGACTATGTACTGATTGACTGCCCGGCCGGAATAGAGCAGGGGTTTAAAAATGCCATAGTGGGTGCAGATGAGGCCTTAATAATAACAACTCCAGAGATATCTTCCATAAGGGATGCAGACAGGGTAATAGGTCTCCTTGCTGCCAGTGAGATGGGAGAGATTAAACTTATTGTAAACAGGGTAAAGATGAAGCTGATTAATGAGGGGAATATGCTGCATATGGATGATATTGTAGACATATTAGGACTTGATATAGTAGGGGTGGTCCCAGATGATGAGGAGATAGTGATCTCTACAAATAGAGGGGAGCCTGTAACTGTAAAGGCTGTATCACCTTCTGGAAAAGCGTATATGAATATTGCAGGCAGGATAGTAGGAGAAGATATCCCATTTTTAAATATAGATGAAAAGAGAAGTTTTGCCAGTAAATTTAAAAACTTCTTTTCTAGGTAG
- a CDS encoding septum site-determining protein MinC — translation MGNNVIFKGSNGKLVIILNPAIPFQELKDHLLKKLKQSRQLFMGYEAVIEFKGREIDEEEELELLNIIDETVDMNILFVTDRETLPLKEVEKMTSIVKEGITKFHLGTLRSGEILEYPGNIVILGDVNPGSIVKAEGNIIVMGTLNGVAHAGIKGNDEAFIVASNMNPFQLKIDEVLFKNYSSNILFRSKQIMRNKNNIAYLRNNILIIDKLTRKSLKNIVTT, via the coding sequence ATGGGAAATAATGTGATATTTAAGGGATCTAATGGCAAGCTGGTAATAATATTAAATCCTGCAATTCCATTTCAGGAACTAAAGGATCACTTATTGAAAAAACTAAAGCAATCCAGGCAATTATTCATGGGGTATGAAGCTGTTATTGAATTTAAAGGCAGAGAGATAGATGAAGAGGAAGAATTAGAATTATTGAATATTATAGATGAAACAGTTGATATGAATATTTTATTTGTAACCGATAGGGAAACTTTACCTTTAAAAGAGGTTGAAAAGATGACTAGTATAGTAAAGGAAGGGATAACAAAATTTCATTTAGGAACACTTCGGTCCGGAGAAATTTTAGAATATCCTGGAAATATAGTGATCTTAGGGGATGTTAATCCGGGTTCTATTGTTAAAGCCGAAGGGAATATAATAGTCATGGGAACTCTAAATGGCGTGGCTCATGCTGGAATAAAGGGAAACGATGAGGCATTCATTGTAGCCTCTAATATGAATCCATTTCAACTGAAGATAGATGAAGTTTTATTTAAAAATTACAGCAGCAATATATTGTTTCGCAGTAAACAAATTATGCGAAATAAAAATAATATAGCTTATTTAAGAAATAATATATTGATAATAGATAAATTAACAAGAAAATCACTGAAAAATATTGTCACAACTTAG
- the folP gene encoding dihydropteroate synthase, with product MLINKKKFDFENKTYTMGILNLTPDSFSDGGSYTDLETAIKRAKKMVEEGVDIIDVGAESTRPGAEYIEEEEELRRIVPVVKRLVGEVDVPISIDTYKSRVAEECIKAGAHIINDIKGLKGDPNMAEVIAKYGVPVIIMHIQGNPKNMQKNPEYDNIIEDIKGSLGESIDIAVKAGVSPEKIILDPGIGFGKTFENNLEIIKKLCEFKKLEYPILIGASRKGFIGDILGTSPLDRLEGNLAVAVISAYNGASIIRVHEVRETVRALKMTDAVKNK from the coding sequence ATGTTAATTAACAAGAAAAAATTTGATTTTGAAAATAAAACTTATACCATGGGAATACTGAACCTTACTCCTGATTCGTTTTCAGATGGCGGATCATATACCGATCTGGAAACTGCCATAAAAAGAGCAAAGAAGATGGTGGAAGAGGGAGTGGACATAATCGATGTAGGAGCTGAATCTACCAGACCTGGAGCTGAGTATATAGAGGAAGAGGAAGAGCTGAGACGAATAGTTCCTGTAGTAAAAAGACTGGTCGGTGAGGTGGATGTTCCCATATCTATCGATACATATAAATCTCGTGTAGCTGAGGAATGCATCAAAGCAGGAGCACACATTATAAATGATATAAAAGGATTGAAAGGGGACCCCAATATGGCTGAAGTAATAGCGAAATATGGGGTTCCTGTTATAATTATGCATATCCAGGGGAACCCTAAAAATATGCAGAAAAACCCTGAATATGATAATATAATAGAAGATATCAAGGGGAGTCTGGGAGAAAGTATAGATATTGCTGTTAAAGCGGGAGTATCACCTGAAAAGATAATATTAGATCCAGGAATTGGGTTTGGTAAAACCTTTGAAAATAACCTGGAAATCATAAAAAAATTATGTGAATTTAAAAAACTGGAGTATCCTATATTAATAGGTGCTTCCCGAAAAGGATTTATTGGAGACATATTAGGAACCTCTCCCTTGGATAGATTGGAAGGGAATCTGGCCGTTGCAGTGATATCAGCTTATAATGGTGCTTCTATAATAAGGGTTCATGAGGTGAGGGAAACAGTGAGAGCATTAAAGATGACAGATGCTGTAAAAAATAAATAA